A part of Ignavibacteriales bacterium genomic DNA contains:
- the gpmA gene encoding 2,3-diphosphoglycerate-dependent phosphoglycerate mutase has product MYKVILLRHGESVWNKENRFTGWTDVDLSEKGLAEAKKAGEVLNTEGYKFDIAYTSVLKRAIRTLWITLDGLDLMWIPVIRNWRLNERHYGALQGLNKAETAEKFGEEQVKIWRRSYDTPPPALELTDDRYPGKDPRYAELKEKELPVTECLKDTVARFVPYWEGTIAPMVKSGKKVLITAHGNSLRALVKYLDNVGEKEIIELNIPTGIPLVYELDDELKPIKHYYLGNQEEIHKAAAAVAAQGKVK; this is encoded by the coding sequence ATGTATAAAGTAATTTTATTACGCCATGGTGAAAGTGTTTGGAATAAAGAAAATCGTTTTACCGGCTGGACAGATGTTGATCTTTCTGAAAAAGGTTTAGCAGAAGCAAAAAAAGCCGGCGAAGTTTTGAATACAGAAGGATACAAGTTTGATATCGCATACACTTCGGTTCTAAAGAGAGCAATACGAACACTATGGATTACACTTGATGGATTGGATTTGATGTGGATTCCCGTTATCCGCAATTGGCGTTTGAATGAAAGACATTACGGCGCATTACAAGGATTAAACAAAGCCGAAACTGCAGAAAAATTTGGCGAAGAACAGGTTAAGATTTGGAGAAGGAGCTATGACACACCCCCACCTGCATTGGAATTAACTGATGACCGCTACCCTGGAAAAGATCCGCGTTATGCTGAATTAAAAGAGAAAGAACTTCCAGTAACTGAATGCTTAAAAGATACCGTCGCTCGTTTTGTTCCTTACTGGGAAGGTACAATCGCACCGATGGTCAAGTCAGGCAAAAAAGTTTTAATAACTGCTCACGGAAACAGTTTAAGAGCACTTGTAAAATATCTTGATAACGTTGGTGAAAAAGAAATCATCGAGTTGAATATACCAACTGGAATCCCTTTGGTTTATGAGTTGGATGATGAATTAAAACCGATAAAACATTACTATTTGGGTAATCAAGAAGAAATACATAAAGCCGCTGCCGCCGTTGCCGCACAGGGGAAGGTGAAATAA
- a CDS encoding DUF4301 family protein, which translates to MKSLLTENDYRQLKEEGHAFEHLVDQIKIFELGLSPIILNRAAKINDGIKSFNEEQVLNYCRIFDEQIKYKSVIKFTPASGAASRMFKELQNFYKANNNSTLNDLKSKASLNKNYACILEFVLNIKKFAFYDELDSFAKKNNESVSSLIAENKIRELIGLVISSRCLNYANLPKGEIKFHRYRNGSRTAFEEHLVEAVGYSQNHSGEIKIHFTIPEESQQRLIDLFEQVKIIYKSRGLDFSISTSFQNKSTDTFAVDLNNNPFRDSNGKLLFRPAGHGALLQNLNDIDEDIIFIKNIDNISPEYLHPQNVKYKKLLGGILINTQNKIFNFIQQIADGNIKNEDIHSIENFSAETLSFTFPPEYTQLDVNSKAKYLFNKLNRPLRVCGMVVNEGHPGGGPFWIEEKDGTQSLQIIESAQIDLNNEKQRLIFNSSTHFNPVDIVCSIKDFQGNKFDLHKFINPSTSLIAMKSKDGRELKSLELPGLWNGSMHYWNTIFVEVPKITFNPVKEVNDLLKAEHQPEVL; encoded by the coding sequence TTGAAATCACTTCTTACCGAGAATGATTATCGGCAGCTTAAAGAAGAAGGACATGCATTTGAGCATTTGGTTGATCAAATAAAAATATTTGAATTGGGTCTCTCCCCGATTATATTAAACAGAGCTGCAAAAATAAACGATGGTATCAAATCATTTAACGAAGAACAAGTTTTAAACTATTGCCGCATATTCGATGAACAAATAAAATATAAGTCGGTGATTAAATTTACACCGGCAAGCGGTGCGGCTTCACGAATGTTCAAGGAGCTTCAGAATTTCTACAAGGCGAATAATAATTCAACTCTTAACGACCTAAAATCAAAAGCATCACTAAATAAAAACTATGCCTGCATACTCGAATTCGTTTTAAACATTAAAAAATTTGCTTTTTATGACGAGCTGGATTCATTTGCTAAAAAGAATAATGAATCCGTCTCATCGCTCATAGCTGAAAATAAAATTCGAGAATTGATTGGACTCGTTATTTCATCCCGGTGCTTAAACTATGCCAACCTTCCGAAAGGTGAAATAAAATTTCACCGCTACCGCAATGGAAGTAGAACTGCATTTGAAGAGCACCTGGTTGAGGCGGTGGGTTACTCTCAAAATCATTCGGGTGAAATTAAAATCCACTTTACAATTCCAGAAGAATCGCAGCAGCGTTTAATTGATTTGTTTGAACAAGTTAAAATTATTTATAAAAGCCGCGGACTTGATTTTTCAATCAGCACTTCATTCCAGAATAAATCTACCGACACATTTGCGGTTGACTTAAATAACAATCCGTTTCGTGATTCAAATGGTAAATTACTTTTCAGACCAGCCGGGCATGGCGCTCTTTTACAAAACTTGAATGATATTGATGAAGATATTATTTTCATAAAAAACATTGATAACATTTCTCCGGAATATCTTCATCCACAAAATGTCAAATACAAAAAGCTCCTTGGCGGGATATTGATTAATACACAAAATAAGATTTTTAATTTCATTCAACAGATTGCTGACGGCAATATTAAAAACGAAGACATTCATTCAATAGAAAATTTTTCGGCAGAAACTTTATCATTTACTTTCCCGCCGGAATACACTCAACTTGATGTTAATTCAAAAGCAAAATATTTATTTAATAAATTAAACCGCCCCCTCCGGGTTTGCGGTATGGTAGTGAATGAAGGACATCCCGGCGGCGGTCCATTTTGGATAGAAGAAAAAGACGGTACTCAATCACTTCAAATCATTGAATCAGCACAAATTGATTTAAACAATGAAAAACAGAGGTTGATATTCAATTCATCCACACATTTCAACCCTGTTGATATTGTGTGCTCGATTAAAGATTTTCAGGGAAACAAATTTGATCTTCACAAATTTATAAATCCATCTACCAGCTTAATTGCCATGAAATCAAAAGACGGCAGAGAATTAAAATCACTCGAACTACCTGGCTTGTGGAATGGCAGCATGCATTATTGGAATACAATCTTTGTCGAAGTTCCTAAGATCACTTTTAATCCTGTGAAAGAAGTTAACGATTTACTGAAAGCTGAACATCAGCCCGAAGTTTTATGA
- a CDS encoding GH92 family glycosyl hydrolase, which translates to MKIFFFLSFELLLSSLILTNAQTNYIQFVDPFIGTGKNGHTFPGATLPFGMVQLSPDTDNEGWDWCSGYHYSDSSIMGFSHTHLSGTGIGDYGDILFMPATGELKIEPGSKSNSEEGYRSKFSHKNENAEPGYYSVMLDDYNIFAELTATSRAGFHRYNFPGGDGHLIIDLRHGIQDKCTDAQINIESENTVSGYRRSVGWAKDQIIYFYAEFSKPISSYKIFSENKSDSILRSFNNSEIVAALNFSFNKSEGLLVKVGISSVSIEGAKDNLETEIPDWDFDKIKLKASEIWNDQLSKIEVEGGSLKYKRIFYTALYHSCIAPNLFMDIDRKYRGSDNAIHTADDFENYTVFSLWDTFRAAHPLFTIIEQARTNDFINTFLRKYEEGGILPVWELAGNETYTMIGYHSIPVIVDAYVKNIRGYDAQKLFSAMKQSAMLDHFGLQYYKQYGYIPANKDYESVSKTLEYSYDDWCISTMANLLGKKEDFLEFNTRAQFYKNIFDPSTGFMRPKRNGDWAKTFDPYSVSGDFTEANAFQYTFFVPQDINGLIKFYGGNENFIKKLDELFNATGNLTGREQADITGLIGQYAHGNEPSHHMAYLYSFAGAQWKTAEKVREIFNLYDDTPEGLSGNEDCGQMSAWYVMSAMGFYSVTPGSDIYLLGSPLFDKVTIHLENGKHFELIAENNSSSDKYINSLEMNGVEYNKSFIRHYDIVQGSNLRIQMSSSLNKSIFNVTTSFPVSEIIENKILPLPVIESESMAFNDLQTITIHSFNPSDIIYYSVSKDSIQNNFILYEKPFEINASCYVKAFVTNNDIKSMTAIAEFIKLSHKWSIAINRPYSNRYTAGGDNALIDQIRGSNSYGSGNWQGYEGNDLDVIIDLKEKLNVQSVSINCLQDINSWIFFPEYVEVYFSNDNNNFEFAGKVSTKISQKQEGSLIQEFKLDDLKISAKFVKIIAKNLGVCPEWHKGAGGKCWVFADEIIVK; encoded by the coding sequence ATGAAAATTTTCTTTTTTCTTTCTTTTGAATTACTATTATCAAGTTTAATTCTCACGAATGCTCAAACTAATTATATACAGTTTGTTGATCCATTTATCGGCACAGGTAAAAACGGGCACACTTTCCCCGGAGCGACTCTCCCATTTGGGATGGTGCAATTGAGTCCTGATACTGATAATGAAGGCTGGGATTGGTGTTCCGGCTATCATTATTCTGATAGTAGTATAATGGGATTTAGTCACACCCACCTTAGCGGAACAGGCATCGGCGACTATGGGGATATTTTATTCATGCCAGCCACCGGTGAACTAAAAATTGAACCCGGAAGCAAATCCAATTCCGAGGAAGGTTACCGATCAAAATTTTCTCATAAAAATGAAAATGCCGAACCCGGTTACTATTCTGTGATGCTGGATGACTATAATATTTTTGCAGAACTAACTGCTACTTCAAGAGCAGGATTTCATCGTTATAACTTCCCCGGCGGCGATGGTCATTTGATTATTGATCTCCGGCATGGAATTCAGGATAAATGTACAGATGCTCAAATAAATATTGAAAGTGAAAATACTGTCTCCGGGTACAGACGATCGGTGGGGTGGGCGAAAGATCAAATAATTTATTTCTATGCTGAATTTTCCAAACCGATTTCTTCCTATAAAATATTTTCTGAAAACAAATCAGATTCAATTTTAAGATCATTTAACAATTCAGAGATTGTAGCAGCACTGAATTTCTCTTTTAATAAAAGTGAAGGGTTATTAGTCAAAGTGGGTATTTCTTCAGTGAGCATTGAAGGAGCCAAAGATAATCTTGAGACTGAAATTCCGGATTGGGACTTTGATAAAATAAAATTGAAAGCCTCTGAAATATGGAATGATCAGCTTTCTAAAATTGAAGTTGAAGGCGGATCGCTAAAATACAAACGGATTTTTTACACAGCTTTATATCATTCCTGCATCGCCCCGAATTTATTTATGGATATTGATCGTAAATACAGAGGATCTGACAATGCTATCCACACTGCAGATGACTTTGAAAACTATACCGTCTTTTCTTTGTGGGATACATTCCGAGCAGCACATCCTTTATTTACAATAATTGAACAAGCGCGTACAAATGATTTCATCAATACATTCCTGCGTAAGTATGAGGAGGGTGGAATATTACCCGTTTGGGAACTTGCAGGCAACGAGACTTATACAATGATAGGCTACCATTCTATTCCGGTTATTGTTGATGCATACGTTAAAAATATTCGCGGCTACGATGCTCAAAAATTATTTTCTGCCATGAAACAAAGCGCCATGCTCGATCATTTCGGTTTGCAATATTACAAGCAATATGGTTACATACCTGCAAATAAAGATTATGAATCTGTTTCAAAGACCCTTGAATATTCGTATGACGATTGGTGCATTTCTACTATGGCAAATCTGCTTGGAAAGAAAGAAGATTTTTTAGAATTTAATACTCGTGCACAATTTTATAAAAATATATTTGATCCTTCAACCGGTTTTATGCGTCCCAAACGAAACGGTGATTGGGCAAAAACCTTTGATCCTTATTCAGTCAGCGGTGATTTCACCGAAGCCAATGCTTTTCAATACACGTTTTTCGTTCCACAGGATATAAACGGACTAATTAAATTTTATGGTGGAAATGAAAATTTTATAAAAAAACTTGACGAATTATTTAATGCCACAGGCAACTTAACAGGCAGAGAACAAGCTGATATCACTGGCTTAATTGGACAATATGCGCACGGCAACGAGCCGAGTCATCACATGGCATATTTGTATTCGTTTGCTGGTGCTCAATGGAAAACTGCTGAAAAAGTTCGTGAAATATTTAATTTGTATGATGATACACCCGAAGGATTAAGTGGTAATGAGGATTGTGGTCAAATGTCTGCGTGGTACGTAATGAGTGCGATGGGGTTTTATTCTGTTACTCCTGGTTCTGATATCTACTTGCTCGGAAGCCCTTTATTTGATAAGGTTACAATTCATCTTGAAAATGGAAAACATTTCGAATTAATCGCTGAGAATAATTCTTCAAGTGATAAATATATTAACTCTTTAGAGATGAACGGAGTGGAATATAACAAATCATTTATAAGACATTATGATATTGTTCAGGGCAGCAATTTGAGGATACAAATGAGTTCATCTCTAAATAAAAGTATATTTAACGTAACCACCTCTTTTCCAGTTTCAGAAATAATTGAAAATAAAATACTCCCCCTGCCTGTTATCGAATCAGAGTCTATGGCATTCAACGACTTGCAAACTATAACTATTCATTCTTTCAATCCGTCAGATATAATTTACTATTCAGTTTCAAAGGATTCTATTCAAAATAATTTTATCCTTTACGAAAAACCATTTGAAATAAATGCCTCCTGTTATGTTAAAGCATTTGTCACAAATAATGATATTAAAAGCATGACTGCAATTGCAGAGTTTATCAAACTTAGCCACAAATGGAGCATCGCCATAAACCGGCCTTACAGCAATCGTTATACTGCAGGGGGAGACAACGCCCTGATAGATCAGATACGCGGCTCAAACAGTTATGGCAGCGGGAATTGGCAAGGTTACGAAGGAAATGATCTTGATGTCATTATTGATTTGAAAGAAAAATTAAATGTGCAAAGTGTCTCGATAAATTGCCTGCAGGATATAAATTCATGGATATTCTTTCCTGAGTATGTCGAAGTGTATTTTTCTAATGATAATAATAATTTTGAATTCGCAGGAAAAGTTTCGACTAAAATTTCACAAAAGCAAGAAGGAAGTCTGATTCAGGAATTCAAGCTTGATGATTTAAAAATATCTGCAAAGTTTGTTAAAATTATTGCTAAAAATTTAGGTGTCTGCCCCGAATGGCATAAAGGTGCCGGTGGAAAATGCTGGGTCTTTGCTGATGAAATTATAGTTAAATGA
- a CDS encoding glycoside hydrolase family 130 protein codes for MIFMLIRNPNNPLISREDIPDIIPFLSNVSSVFNPAAVMFNDEFVLLLRVQSRGRETFLIKATSKDGLSFTISKKLILFEGIESITDVIYHIYDPRLTKINNTYYIVFAIDTDSGCKLGLASTLDFEKYHFHSLISNEESRNGVLFPEKINNKYYLLHRPNKLMLNGDVISGQSIILSESSDLVSWQNVGEVFSGRPHYWDELIGSGPPPIKTRKGWLHIYHGVATHFSSINIYQAGVVLLDLQNPAKVLARSRNNILEPREMFELTGQVPNVVFPSGIIVDEYDSKGYASDKGKVIIYYGAADSSVCSAGTTIHDLINSAIND; via the coding sequence ATGATTTTTATGTTAATTCGTAATCCAAATAATCCATTAATCTCGCGGGAAGATATTCCCGATATAATTCCATTTTTAAGTAATGTTAGCTCGGTGTTTAACCCCGCTGCTGTAATGTTTAATGATGAATTCGTGCTTTTACTTCGCGTACAAAGCAGGGGGCGGGAAACTTTTTTAATAAAAGCAACAAGCAAAGATGGATTAAGTTTTACTATTAGTAAAAAATTAATTCTTTTTGAAGGTATTGAATCAATTACCGATGTTATCTATCATATCTACGACCCGCGTTTAACTAAAATAAACAACACTTATTACATCGTTTTTGCAATTGACACTGATTCGGGTTGCAAATTAGGCTTAGCGTCTACTTTAGATTTCGAGAAATATCATTTCCATTCTTTAATTTCAAATGAGGAATCACGCAACGGCGTTTTATTCCCCGAAAAAATAAATAACAAATACTATCTTCTGCATCGTCCCAATAAGCTGATGCTTAATGGCGATGTAATTTCCGGACAATCAATTATACTTTCCGAATCCAGTGACCTGGTAAGCTGGCAAAATGTTGGTGAAGTATTTTCAGGCAGACCTCATTATTGGGATGAACTAATTGGTTCTGGACCACCGCCAATTAAAACACGCAAAGGGTGGCTTCATATCTATCACGGAGTGGCAACTCATTTCAGCAGTATAAATATTTATCAAGCAGGGGTGGTGTTATTAGATTTGCAAAACCCTGCAAAAGTTCTAGCACGTTCAAGAAATAATATACTTGAGCCGCGGGAAATGTTTGAGCTTACCGGTCAAGTTCCCAACGTTGTATTTCCATCGGGCATTATTGTTGATGAATACGACAGTAAAGGATACGCATCTGATAAAGGTAAAGTTATAATTTATTACGGTGCTGCAGATTCATCAGTTTGCTCAGCAGGAACGACGATTCACGATCTAATTAATTCTGCGATCAATGATTAG
- a CDS encoding carbohydrate-binding family 9-like protein codes for MIKFQFKFFVLILSYFFPLSAQVKFLTPQIPFNPRTYVCVKASSDIIVDGDLIESEWEKIKWTDSFVDIEGHLKPQPRFQTRVKMLWDENYFYIGAQLEEPNLWATLQQRDTVIYQDNDFEVFLDPDGDSHLYYELEINALNTVWDLLLIKPYRDGGPAINSWDISGLKSAVHLNGSLNETSDIDSGWTIELAIPWAVLSECAGKNTPPSPGDYWRINFSRVEWKTEVVHNKYQKIVDERGNNLPEDNWVWSPQGLVNMHYPEMWGFVLFSDESDFFAAEDFNLPDIEKIKWSLRQVYYFQKKYFAANSRFAEKNEIQNETKFLGLDFINAIHFTIAQKSFEVIYQQIKSAEVIKIDETGKISTFFR; via the coding sequence GTGATCAAGTTTCAATTTAAGTTTTTCGTATTAATTTTATCTTATTTTTTCCCCTTGTCCGCTCAAGTCAAATTTTTAACACCACAAATTCCATTTAATCCAAGAACTTATGTTTGTGTCAAGGCGAGTTCCGATATTATAGTTGATGGAGATTTAATTGAATCTGAGTGGGAGAAAATAAAATGGACTGATTCATTTGTTGATATCGAAGGGCACCTCAAACCCCAGCCTCGTTTTCAAACGAGAGTAAAGATGCTTTGGGATGAGAATTACTTTTACATCGGTGCCCAACTTGAAGAACCTAATCTTTGGGCGACACTTCAGCAGCGAGATACAGTTATTTATCAGGATAATGACTTTGAAGTCTTTTTAGATCCGGACGGCGATTCCCACTTGTATTACGAACTGGAAATAAATGCTCTAAATACCGTTTGGGATCTTCTGCTGATAAAGCCTTATCGCGATGGAGGCCCCGCAATAAATTCTTGGGACATATCTGGTTTAAAAAGTGCTGTTCATTTAAACGGCTCTTTGAATGAAACTTCAGACATTGATTCTGGATGGACAATTGAACTTGCTATTCCTTGGGCGGTGCTGAGTGAATGTGCCGGAAAAAACACCCCCCCTTCACCCGGCGATTATTGGCGCATAAATTTTTCCAGAGTTGAATGGAAGACAGAAGTTGTACATAATAAATATCAAAAAATAGTTGATGAACGAGGGAATAATTTACCGGAAGATAATTGGGTTTGGTCACCCCAAGGATTAGTTAATATGCATTACCCGGAAATGTGGGGTTTTGTTTTGTTCAGTGATGAAAGCGATTTTTTTGCAGCAGAAGATTTTAATCTCCCTGATATCGAAAAAATAAAATGGAGCTTAAGACAGGTTTATTATTTCCAAAAAAAATATTTTGCAGCAAATAGTAGATTTGCCGAAAAGAATGAAATTCAAAATGAAACAAAATTTTTAGGGTTAGACTTTATTAATGCCATTCACTTTACTATAGCACAAAAATCATTTGAGGTAATTTACCAACAGATAAAATCTGCAGAAGTTATTAAGATTGATGAAACTGGAAAAATATCTACTTTTTTCCGATAG